A genomic stretch from Croceibacterium aestuarii includes:
- a CDS encoding Lrp/AsnC family transcriptional regulator, whose amino-acid sequence MATLDKIDRRLLAELQEEGRVTNVELAQRVGLTAPPCLRRVRALEEAGVIRGYHADLDPSKLGFAITVFAMVSLKSQAEEDLRGFEDHIKTLPEVRECHMLNGEIDFILKIVSQDLQSFQEFLTSKLTPAPNVASVKTSLTIRTSKHEPGVPLE is encoded by the coding sequence ATGGCGACTTTGGACAAGATCGACCGCCGGCTGTTGGCGGAACTTCAGGAAGAAGGGCGCGTCACCAACGTCGAACTTGCCCAGCGCGTCGGACTTACCGCTCCGCCGTGCCTGCGCCGAGTGCGCGCACTCGAGGAAGCCGGGGTCATTCGCGGCTACCACGCCGATCTCGACCCCTCGAAGCTCGGTTTCGCCATCACCGTGTTCGCCATGGTCAGCCTCAAGAGCCAGGCCGAAGAGGATCTGCGCGGTTTCGAGGACCACATCAAGACGCTGCCCGAGGTGCGAGAGTGCCATATGCTCAATGGCGAGATCGACTTCATTCTCAAGATCGTCAGTCAGGATCTGCAGAGCTTCCAGGAATTTCTCACCAGCAAGCTCACACCGGCGCCGAACGTGGCGAGCGTAAAGACCTCGCTGACGATCAGGACCTCGAAGCACGAACCTGGCGTGCCGCTGGAGTAA